One part of the Fusobacterium pseudoperiodonticum genome encodes these proteins:
- the ilvD gene encoding dihydroxy-acid dehydratase produces the protein MSRSNNLTEGAARAPHRSLLKGLGFVAEEMDRPIIGIANSFNEIIPGHVHLQTLVQAVKDGIRNAGGVPMEFNTIGICDGLAMNHLGMKYSLVTRQLIADSVEAVAMATPFDAIVFIPNCDKVVPGMLMAAARLNIPSIFISGGAMLAGVYKGKKVGLSNVFEAVGQYEAGLITRKELNTVEDLACPTCGSCAGMYTANTMNCLTEALGMGLPGNGTVPAVFSERLRLAKKAGMQILEILKADLRPSDIMTKKAFENAVAVDMALGGSSNTALHLPAIAHEAGVDLTLDDFNEIAKKTPQLCKLSPSGEYFIEDLYRAGGVTGVMKRLYENGRLHADEKTVALRTQGELAKDAYINDDDVIKPWDKPAYTTGGIAVLKGNLAEDGCVVKEGAVDKEMLVHSGPAKVFNSEEETIKAMREKKIVAGDVVVIRYEGPKGGPGMREMLAPTATIAGMGLGKDVALITDGRFSGATRGASIGHVSPEAAAGGTIAIVQDGDIIEIDIPNRKINVKLSDEEIARRKAELKPYEPNVKGYLKRYAAHVSSAAAGAIYIE, from the coding sequence ATGTCAAGAAGTAATAATCTAACAGAGGGAGCAGCAAGAGCACCTCATCGTTCGTTGTTAAAAGGTCTGGGATTTGTGGCAGAAGAAATGGATAGACCTATAATTGGAATTGCCAACTCATTTAATGAAATAATACCAGGGCATGTACATCTACAAACATTAGTACAAGCTGTTAAAGATGGTATTAGAAATGCTGGGGGAGTTCCTATGGAATTCAATACTATAGGTATTTGTGATGGACTTGCAATGAATCACTTAGGTATGAAGTATTCATTGGTAACAAGACAATTGATTGCAGACTCTGTTGAAGCAGTTGCAATGGCAACTCCATTTGATGCGATAGTATTTATACCTAACTGTGATAAAGTTGTACCTGGAATGTTAATGGCAGCAGCAAGATTAAATATACCTTCTATCTTTATAAGTGGAGGAGCTATGCTTGCAGGAGTATATAAAGGTAAAAAAGTTGGACTAAGTAATGTTTTTGAAGCAGTTGGACAATATGAAGCAGGACTTATAACAAGAAAAGAATTAAATACAGTTGAAGATCTAGCTTGTCCTACTTGTGGTTCTTGTGCAGGAATGTACACAGCTAACACTATGAACTGTTTAACAGAAGCTTTAGGTATGGGACTTCCTGGAAATGGAACTGTACCTGCTGTATTCTCTGAAAGATTAAGACTTGCTAAAAAAGCAGGTATGCAAATATTAGAAATTTTAAAAGCTGATTTAAGACCTAGTGACATCATGACTAAAAAAGCTTTTGAAAATGCGGTTGCTGTTGATATGGCTTTAGGAGGATCATCAAATACTGCTCTACACTTACCGGCTATAGCTCATGAAGCAGGAGTAGATTTAACTTTAGATGACTTCAATGAAATTGCTAAGAAGACTCCTCAATTATGTAAATTATCACCTTCAGGTGAATACTTTATAGAAGATCTATATAGAGCTGGAGGAGTTACGGGAGTTATGAAAAGACTTTATGAAAATGGAAGACTTCATGCTGATGAAAAAACAGTTGCTCTAAGAACTCAAGGAGAACTTGCGAAAGATGCTTATATTAATGATGATGACGTTATAAAACCTTGGGATAAACCAGCTTACACAACAGGAGGAATTGCCGTTCTAAAAGGAAACCTTGCAGAAGATGGTTGTGTTGTAAAAGAAGGAGCAGTTGATAAAGAAATGCTTGTTCACTCAGGACCGGCAAAAGTATTTAACAGTGAAGAAGAAACTATTAAGGCTATGAGAGAGAAAAAGATAGTTGCAGGAGATGTTGTTGTAATAAGATATGAAGGGCCTAAAGGTGGACCTGGAATGAGAGAAATGCTTGCACCTACTGCTACAATTGCTGGAATGGGATTAGGAAAAGATGTAGCCCTTATAACTGATGGAAGATTTTCAGGTGCTACAAGAGGAGCTTCAATAGGACATGTTTCTCCAGAAGCTGCTGCAGGAGGTACTATCGCAATAGTACAAGATGGAGATATTATTGAAATAGATATTCCAAACAGAAAAATAAATGTAAAACTTTCTGATGAAGAAATTGCAAGAAGAAAAGCTGAATTAAAACCTTATGAACCAAATGTTAAAGGTTACTTAAAAAGATATGCAGCTCATGTTTCATCAGCTGCTGCAGGAGCAATATATATAGAATAA
- the ilvA gene encoding threonine ammonia-lyase: protein MHKLYDFIEARERLTTVVVKTKLIHSPVFSEESGNEIYLKPENLQKTGSFKIRGAYNKIAKLTEEEKKKGVIASSAGNHAQGVAYAAKRLGIKAVIVMPKHTPLIKVEATRKYGAEVVLHGEVYDDAYKKALELQKENGYVFVHPFNDEDVIEGQGTIALEILDELPDADIILVPLGGGGLVSGIASAAKLKNPQVKVIGVEPEGAASAIAALEKGKVVELAEANTIADGTAVKRIGEKNFEYIKKYVDDIVTVSDYELMEAFLLLVEKHKLVAENSGILPVAAAKKLNIKGKKIVAVVSGGNIDVLTISSMINKGLIMRGRIFTFSVQLADKPGQLLKVSEILAKQNANVIKLEHNQFKNLSRFKDVELQVTVETNGEEHISKIAEAFKKEGYDIVRENSPM from the coding sequence ATGCACAAACTTTATGATTTTATTGAAGCAAGAGAAAGATTAACAACAGTTGTGGTCAAGACTAAATTGATACACAGCCCTGTGTTCTCTGAAGAATCAGGGAATGAAATATATTTAAAACCAGAAAACTTACAAAAGACTGGTTCATTCAAGATAAGGGGAGCATACAACAAGATTGCTAAACTTACAGAAGAAGAAAAGAAAAAAGGAGTTATAGCTTCATCAGCTGGTAACCATGCTCAAGGAGTTGCTTATGCAGCTAAAAGATTAGGAATTAAGGCTGTTATAGTTATGCCTAAACATACTCCTTTAATAAAGGTTGAAGCAACTAGAAAATATGGAGCAGAAGTTGTACTTCATGGAGAAGTTTATGATGATGCCTATAAAAAGGCTTTAGAACTTCAAAAAGAAAATGGTTATGTATTTGTACACCCTTTCAATGATGAAGATGTTATAGAAGGACAAGGAACTATTGCTCTTGAAATATTAGATGAACTACCTGATGCAGATATCATACTTGTTCCACTTGGTGGAGGAGGTTTAGTTTCTGGTATAGCTTCTGCAGCTAAGTTAAAAAATCCTCAAGTAAAAGTTATAGGAGTTGAGCCTGAAGGTGCTGCCTCTGCAATAGCTGCTCTTGAAAAAGGAAAGGTTGTAGAACTAGCTGAAGCTAATACTATAGCTGATGGTACTGCTGTTAAAAGAATAGGTGAAAAGAACTTTGAATATATTAAAAAATATGTTGATGATATAGTTACCGTTTCAGATTATGAGTTGATGGAAGCCTTTTTACTATTGGTTGAAAAACATAAACTAGTAGCTGAAAACTCAGGTATCTTACCAGTGGCAGCAGCTAAGAAATTAAATATAAAGGGTAAAAAGATAGTTGCTGTTGTAAGTGGAGGAAATATAGATGTTTTAACTATTTCTTCTATGATAAATAAAGGACTTATCATGAGAGGTAGAATATTTACTTTCTCTGTTCAATTAGCTGATAAACCAGGACAACTTTTAAAAGTTTCTGAAATTTTAGCAAAACAAAATGCAAATGTTATTAAGTTGGAACACAATCAATTTAAAAATCTATCAAGATTTAAAGATGTGGAATTACAAGTTACAGTTGAAACAAATGGTGAAGAACATATCTCTAAGATTGCTGAAGCTTTCAAGAAAGAAGGTTATGATATAGTTAGAGAAAATTCACCGATGTAA